A section of the Trachemys scripta elegans isolate TJP31775 chromosome 10, CAS_Tse_1.0, whole genome shotgun sequence genome encodes:
- the NSMCE1 gene encoding non-structural maintenance of chromosomes element 1 homolog — translation MATQMTDGHRRFLQVLMSHGIMEGSVARTLHRDCCEIHKVYYAHDKLDDFINVVNIHLQPFFMQIRKGMSEDDGRTYYALVNLAETEISKMASDYTENELELFRKTMDVIIISESGFASSTNILNLADQLKTKKMKKKEAEQVLQNLVQEKWLSERDGEYTLHTRCIMEMEQYILSNYQDLVRKCNICHSLAIQSQVCETCGIGMHLPCAGKYFKAQTEPHCPHCNEFWPHEIPEINRPDSQLPSSAPRERRRTSSSGTRRR, via the exons ATGGCTACCCAGATGACTGATGGTCATCGACGGTTCCTGCAGGTGCTGATGTCCCATGGAATAATGGAAGGGTCGGTGGCTAGAACATTACACAGGGACTGCTGTGAAATCCATAAAG tcTACTATGCTCATGATAAATTGGATGACTTCATCAACGTTGTTAACATCCATCTACAGCCTTTCTTTATGCAGATCCGGAAGGGAATGTCTGAAGATGATGGGAGAACATATTACGCATTG GTGAATCTGGCAGAAACTGAAATATCTAAGATGGCATCTGACTATACAGAAAATGAGTTAGAATTGTTCAGAAAAACT ATGGATGTGATCATCATATCAGAAAGTGGCTTTGCATcttccacaaatattttaaacctgGCTGACCaacttaaaacaaagaaaatgaagaaaaaggaagcagagcAAGTGCTGCAGAATTTGGTGCAGGAGAAGTGGCTCTCTGAA CGAGATGGGGAGTACACGTTGCACACTCGCTGCATAATGGAGATGGAGCAATACATCCTCAGCAACTACCAAGACTTGGTGAGGAAATGTAACATCTGTCACAGCCTCGCCATCCAG AGTCAAGTATGTGAAACCTGTGGAATTGGAATGCACTTGCCTTGTGCTGGAAAATATTTCAAAGCTCAGACGGAACCACACTGTCCCCACTGCAATGAGTTTTGGCCACATGAGATTCCAG AGATAAATCGGCCAGATTCCCAGTTGCCTTCAAGTGCCccaagggagaggagaagaacCTCATCTTCAGGAACAAGGCGGCGTTAG